A genomic region of Salinibacterium sp. NK8237 contains the following coding sequences:
- a CDS encoding CdaR family transcriptional regulator, with translation MRVITGELSTATLKRLEDTLPWYSKMPPGRRSAVGLVAQAGITSFISWFEDPTTTPWIAADVFGAAPRELLRSVSLQQTLQLIRIAVEVVESRVKADDDVLREAILLYSREIAFASADVYARAAEARGLWDARLEALVVDSILSGEYDNELPSRIAALGWNGHGEVCVLVGTSPRQLDVDQLRRTARHLDADVLIGVQGSRLVLVIGRAAPRSEKPEDAEPLPFITIAEQLEPGFGSGHLVLGPEVPSLVDASKSAKAALAGFAVARSWRNAPRPTLANDLLPERAFAGDPLARSTLINKIYKPLQAHSTDLLTTLWCYLDNGRSLEATARELFVHPNTVRYRLKRVSEVIGWDATGAREALILQAALIVGSISDPEPGRSR, from the coding sequence TTGCGTGTCATTACGGGCGAACTCTCTACAGCTACGCTCAAACGACTTGAGGACACGCTGCCCTGGTATAGCAAAATGCCACCAGGGCGGCGTTCCGCTGTCGGTTTAGTCGCTCAAGCTGGAATCACGAGCTTCATTAGCTGGTTTGAAGACCCCACGACGACACCGTGGATCGCGGCGGACGTTTTCGGGGCTGCTCCACGAGAGCTCTTGCGTTCGGTATCGCTTCAGCAAACACTTCAGTTGATTCGGATTGCCGTTGAAGTCGTTGAGTCACGCGTTAAAGCTGACGATGACGTGTTGCGTGAAGCGATCCTGTTGTATTCGCGTGAAATCGCCTTTGCCTCGGCGGATGTGTATGCGCGCGCCGCGGAAGCCCGCGGACTGTGGGATGCCCGCCTTGAAGCACTTGTCGTCGACTCCATCCTCAGTGGCGAGTATGACAACGAACTTCCGAGCCGCATCGCGGCCCTCGGCTGGAATGGTCACGGCGAGGTGTGCGTTCTTGTCGGCACGTCCCCACGGCAGCTCGATGTCGATCAGTTGCGACGCACTGCTCGTCATCTGGACGCTGATGTTCTTATCGGCGTGCAGGGCAGCCGTCTCGTGCTCGTCATCGGCCGAGCTGCTCCTCGCTCGGAAAAGCCCGAAGATGCTGAGCCTCTCCCCTTCATTACGATCGCCGAGCAGCTTGAGCCAGGATTTGGCAGCGGCCACTTGGTGCTCGGCCCCGAGGTTCCGAGTCTTGTTGATGCTTCTAAGAGCGCAAAGGCTGCTCTCGCCGGCTTCGCAGTGGCTCGTTCGTGGCGCAACGCTCCTCGACCGACCCTTGCCAATGATCTGCTCCCTGAGCGCGCGTTTGCCGGTGATCCGCTGGCACGCTCGACGCTCATCAACAAGATCTACAAGCCGCTTCAGGCACACTCGACAGATCTGCTCACGACGTTGTGGTGCTATCTCGACAATGGTCGCTCTCTAGAGGCGACAGCTCGCGAACTTTTCGTGCATCCCAACACTGTGCGTTACCGCTTGAAGCGGGTCAGTGAGGTCATCGGCTGGGATGCCACCGGCGCACGCGAGGCGCTGATTCTGCAGGCAGCACTCATTGTGGGTTCGATTTCGGATCCCGAGCCGGGTCGTTCCCGCTAG
- a CDS encoding ACP S-malonyltransferase encodes MIVVVAPGQGSQTPGFLEPWLEDASLRDQLGEISEAAGIDLIAHGTTSDADTIRDTAVAQPLIVAAGLLTLSALTAGDRRKHIGAVAGHSVGEITAAAASGILSESDAMRFVVERGSAMASAAALESTGMSAVIGGDEEALLERLAELGLQPANFNGGGQIVVAGALDALAKLSEEPLKGTRVIPLQVAGAFHTRYMQPAVAHLETFAATLTAHDPTVPIYTNRDGSLIESGTHFVDLLVGQVSSPVRWDLTMNSLADAGVTGIIELAPAGALVGLAKRGLRGIPAVAVKTPDDLSAAFDLMEANA; translated from the coding sequence GTGATTGTTGTAGTAGCGCCCGGACAGGGCTCCCAGACCCCCGGTTTCCTTGAGCCATGGCTCGAAGACGCCTCGCTGCGCGATCAGCTAGGCGAGATCTCAGAAGCCGCAGGCATCGACCTCATCGCCCACGGAACAACGTCGGACGCCGACACCATCCGTGACACCGCAGTGGCTCAACCGCTGATCGTCGCCGCGGGATTGCTCACTCTGAGCGCGCTCACGGCTGGCGATCGCCGCAAACACATCGGTGCTGTCGCTGGACACTCGGTCGGCGAGATCACTGCTGCTGCGGCATCCGGAATCCTCTCCGAAAGTGACGCGATGCGCTTCGTCGTCGAGCGCGGATCGGCAATGGCTTCAGCTGCTGCGCTGGAATCGACCGGAATGTCCGCCGTCATCGGCGGAGACGAAGAGGCACTACTTGAGCGTCTCGCCGAGCTCGGGCTCCAGCCAGCGAACTTCAACGGTGGCGGACAAATTGTTGTTGCCGGCGCCCTTGACGCTCTCGCGAAGCTATCCGAAGAGCCCCTCAAGGGCACCCGAGTCATTCCGCTTCAGGTCGCGGGAGCGTTCCACACTCGCTACATGCAACCGGCCGTAGCGCACCTCGAAACATTTGCTGCAACGCTCACGGCACACGACCCCACCGTGCCGATCTACACCAACCGTGACGGTTCGCTTATCGAGAGCGGCACTCATTTCGTTGATCTCCTCGTCGGTCAGGTGTCGTCGCCGGTTCGCTGGGATCTCACGATGAATTCGCTCGCGGATGCCGGAGTCACCGGAATTATTGAACTTGCGCCCGCAGGCGCTCTTGTTGGCCTAGCCAAGCGCGGACTCCGGGGCATCCCGGCCGTCGCCGTGAAGACACCAGACGATCTATCCGCAGCATTTGACCTGATGGAGGCCAACGCATGA
- a CDS encoding beta-ketoacyl-ACP synthase III, producing MTAPTLTQSAGSQFTKIYSYGAARGDLLVDNNQLVEAIDSSDEWIQQRTGMITRRRASAGILAVDLATDAAREAIEKSGVDPSKIDLVIIATISNVLQTPSMSAVVADRVGANPAAAYDVNAACAGFSYAVTQADALIRAGAAKYALVIGAEKLSDLVDPTDRSISFLLADGAGAVVIGPSDTPGISAPVWGSDGSKADAIKMNATLVDFREGDAAWPTLRQEGQTVFRWAVWDMAKVAKEALDVAGITADDLAAFIPHQANMRIIDEFAKQLKLPESVVIARDVADMGNSSAASIPLATHRLLSEHPELSGGLALQIGFGAGLVFGAQVIVLP from the coding sequence ATGACCGCACCCACCCTCACCCAGTCCGCCGGGTCACAGTTCACCAAGATTTACAGCTACGGCGCCGCCCGCGGTGACCTGCTTGTTGACAACAATCAGCTCGTTGAAGCAATTGACTCGAGCGATGAGTGGATTCAGCAGCGCACCGGCATGATCACCCGCCGCCGCGCGTCAGCGGGCATCCTCGCTGTCGATCTCGCCACAGATGCCGCTCGTGAAGCGATCGAGAAGTCTGGCGTTGACCCGTCGAAGATCGACCTTGTCATTATCGCGACGATCAGCAACGTTCTGCAGACGCCGTCGATGTCTGCAGTTGTGGCCGACCGCGTGGGAGCCAATCCTGCCGCAGCGTACGACGTGAACGCTGCCTGCGCTGGCTTCAGCTACGCGGTCACGCAGGCCGATGCCCTGATCCGTGCGGGCGCAGCCAAATATGCCCTCGTTATCGGCGCCGAAAAGCTCTCTGACCTTGTCGACCCCACCGACCGCAGCATCTCGTTCCTTCTGGCTGATGGTGCCGGCGCTGTTGTCATTGGCCCGAGCGACACCCCCGGCATCTCGGCTCCAGTGTGGGGTTCGGATGGCTCGAAGGCTGACGCGATCAAAATGAATGCAACCCTCGTCGACTTCCGCGAGGGCGACGCAGCGTGGCCGACCCTCCGCCAAGAAGGCCAGACCGTCTTCCGTTGGGCAGTCTGGGACATGGCAAAGGTAGCCAAGGAAGCTTTGGATGTCGCGGGAATCACCGCAGACGACCTCGCCGCGTTCATCCCTCACCAGGCAAACATGCGCATCATCGACGAGTTCGCGAAGCAACTAAAGCTGCCCGAGTCTGTAGTGATCGCGCGCGATGTTGCCGATATGGGCAACTCGTCGGCAGCATCCATCCCGCTCGCGACTCACCGTCTTCTCAGCGAGCACCCTGAACTGAGCGGCGGACTCGCCCTACAGATCGGCTTCGGCGCGGGTCTCGTATTCGGCGCGCAAGTAATCGTTCTGCCTTAG
- a CDS encoding acyl carrier protein — MALSTEEVMAGLAELINDETGIATDTVEMGKSFTDDLDIDSISMMTIVVNAEEKFDVKIPDEEVKNLKTVGDAVSFITNAQA; from the coding sequence ATGGCACTGTCCACTGAAGAAGTTATGGCCGGATTGGCTGAGCTCATCAACGACGAGACCGGCATTGCGACCGACACTGTTGAGATGGGCAAGTCGTTCACCGATGACCTCGACATCGACTCCATCTCGATGATGACAATCGTTGTTAACGCAGAAGAAAAGTTCGACGTAAAGATCCCCGACGAAGAGGTAAAGAACCTCAAGACCGTCGGTGACGCTGTGAGCTTCATCACCAACGCTCAGGCGTAA
- a CDS encoding beta-ketoacyl synthase: MTKKIVVTGIGATTPIGGTATESWNALLAGESGARSLEQDWVEKYSLPVTFAAQAKVRPEEVLERVEYKRLDPSSQFALISAREAWADAGSPDVDPERIGVDYSTGIGGLWTLLDAWDTLREKGPRRVLPMTIPMLMPNAAAAAISMAIPSRAYARTDVSACASSTEALANAYAHLQAGLADVVIAGGTEAVVHPLPIAAFASMQALSKRNDDPATASRPYDVSRDGFVLGEGAATLVLETEEHALARGARIYAELAGGAVTSDSFHITAPDPEGTAAARAVRDALDAAGATPEDVTHINAHATSTPVGDIAEYKALLRIFGDHLPNIPVSATKGATGHLLGGTGALEAIFTVLALHHRTAPPTINLTNQDPAIPLDVVTSPRDLGAGPQLAISNSFGFGGHNAVAAFRSV, encoded by the coding sequence ATGACCAAAAAGATCGTTGTCACCGGTATCGGTGCCACTACGCCCATCGGCGGAACCGCGACCGAGTCGTGGAACGCCCTTCTCGCTGGCGAATCCGGAGCCCGCTCTCTCGAGCAGGACTGGGTTGAAAAGTATTCTCTCCCCGTAACGTTTGCGGCGCAGGCGAAAGTGCGCCCCGAAGAAGTTCTGGAGCGCGTCGAGTACAAACGACTCGATCCCTCTAGCCAGTTCGCTCTCATCTCGGCGCGCGAAGCGTGGGCCGATGCGGGCTCCCCTGACGTCGATCCTGAGCGTATTGGTGTCGACTATTCCACCGGAATCGGCGGACTCTGGACCCTGCTCGATGCCTGGGACACCCTGCGTGAAAAGGGCCCGCGTCGCGTTCTGCCCATGACAATTCCGATGCTCATGCCCAACGCTGCTGCGGCCGCCATCAGCATGGCTATCCCCTCGCGTGCCTACGCGCGCACTGACGTTTCCGCCTGTGCTTCCAGCACCGAGGCCCTCGCTAACGCCTACGCGCACCTGCAGGCCGGACTCGCGGATGTCGTCATCGCCGGTGGAACTGAAGCTGTCGTGCATCCTCTGCCGATCGCCGCCTTCGCGTCGATGCAAGCGCTCTCGAAGCGCAATGACGACCCGGCTACCGCCTCACGCCCCTATGACGTCTCCCGCGATGGTTTCGTTCTCGGCGAAGGAGCGGCGACGCTCGTTCTCGAGACTGAGGAACACGCTCTCGCCCGCGGCGCACGCATTTACGCTGAGCTCGCCGGTGGCGCTGTAACCAGCGACTCGTTCCACATCACCGCTCCCGACCCCGAGGGAACCGCCGCAGCGCGCGCAGTGCGCGACGCCCTCGACGCCGCCGGAGCAACGCCAGAAGACGTTACCCACATCAACGCTCACGCCACGAGCACGCCCGTCGGCGACATTGCCGAGTACAAGGCGCTCCTGCGCATCTTCGGCGATCACCTGCCCAACATTCCCGTCTCGGCCACGAAGGGCGCCACAGGCCACCTTCTGGGCGGCACAGGGGCACTCGAGGCGATCTTCACGGTTCTCGCGCTCCACCACCGCACAGCGCCCCCGACGATCAACCTCACCAACCAGGACCCGGCGATCCCGCTGGATGTCGTCACGTCACCTCGCGACCTCGGCGCCGGCCCGCAGTTGGCTATTAGTAACTCGTTCGGCTTCGGCGGACACAACGCTGTCGCCGCATTCCGCTCGGTCTAG
- a CDS encoding SDR family oxidoreductase, with amino-acid sequence MSRFDGKVVLISGGARGMGESHSRAIVAEGGKVVITDVLDAEGQTLADELGESAVYAHLDVTNEDEWLAAVKLAVDTFGGLNVLINNAGIANFGTLDTYTAKDWSLIIGINLTGAFLGIKSAAPELVKNETSSIVNISSTAGMQGFAALHGYTASKFGLRGLTKSVAMELGHQGVRVNSVHPGNIRTPMTDGLEIDGSSTPIPRLGEPEEVTKMVLFLASEDSSYSTGSEFIIDGGVLAGDGAVN; translated from the coding sequence ATGTCTCGTTTTGACGGAAAAGTAGTTCTCATCAGTGGCGGTGCCCGCGGAATGGGCGAGTCGCACAGCCGCGCCATCGTGGCCGAGGGCGGAAAGGTCGTCATCACTGACGTCTTGGATGCTGAGGGCCAGACTCTTGCGGACGAACTCGGCGAGAGCGCCGTCTACGCCCACCTCGATGTCACGAACGAAGATGAGTGGCTTGCAGCAGTGAAGCTGGCGGTTGACACCTTTGGCGGCCTGAACGTTCTGATCAACAACGCTGGTATCGCAAACTTCGGCACGCTTGATACCTACACGGCTAAGGACTGGTCGCTAATCATCGGGATTAACCTCACCGGCGCCTTCCTCGGCATCAAATCGGCGGCACCAGAATTGGTCAAGAACGAGACCTCCTCGATCGTCAATATCTCCTCGACTGCCGGGATGCAGGGCTTCGCCGCACTCCATGGCTACACGGCCTCCAAGTTTGGCCTTCGCGGTTTGACGAAATCAGTCGCGATGGAACTCGGCCACCAGGGTGTGCGGGTCAACTCGGTTCACCCGGGTAACATCCGGACTCCGATGACCGACGGCCTAGAGATTGACGGCTCGAGCACCCCGATTCCTCGCCTCGGAGAGCCGGAAGAAGTGACGAAGATGGTCCTTTTCCTTGCGAGCGAAGACTCGAGTTACTCGACCGGGTCTGAATTCATCATCGACGGTGGCGTTCTTGCGGGAGACGGTGCTGTCAACTAA
- a CDS encoding DUF3145 domain-containing protein, which produces MTAQNARGVLYVHSAPRALCPHIEWAAGRALERAVNFDWDDQPVLKGSQRAEFYWEGPQGSGATLASSLRGWEHLRFEVTEDPSPGSDGGRWMHTPDLGIFFAQTDSVGNMVIPEDRLRYAMEAAGSDAFELHRELRLALGQAWDDELESFRHASQDSAVVWLHKVG; this is translated from the coding sequence GTGACTGCACAAAACGCTCGCGGAGTGCTCTATGTGCACTCTGCTCCTCGCGCGCTCTGCCCACATATTGAGTGGGCTGCTGGTCGCGCTCTTGAACGTGCCGTGAACTTTGACTGGGATGATCAACCCGTGCTCAAGGGTTCTCAGCGTGCTGAGTTCTATTGGGAGGGTCCGCAGGGCTCCGGTGCCACACTTGCGTCGTCCCTGCGTGGATGGGAACACCTCCGTTTCGAAGTCACCGAAGACCCGAGCCCGGGTTCGGATGGCGGTCGCTGGATGCACACGCCCGACCTCGGCATTTTCTTCGCGCAGACCGACAGCGTCGGCAACATGGTGATTCCGGAAGACCGTTTGCGCTACGCGATGGAAGCTGCGGGTTCCGATGCTTTCGAGTTGCACCGTGAACTTCGCCTTGCTCTCGGCCAAGCCTGGGACGACGAACTTGAGTCGTTCCGTCACGCCAGTCAAGATTCTGCAGTTGTGTGGCTCCACAAGGTCGGTTGA
- a CDS encoding ABC transporter ATP-binding protein: MSELLEVSDLVIEYHGATVVRAVDEVSLTIAPGEVLALVGESGCGKSSLARAVVGMERPRAGAVTYRGSEVPLLGVRRRRAQFTSIQMVFQDPNSSLNPRIRVGQQISEGIRAAVERGDEGSQPEEWLERVGLPTEMVSRYAHELSGGQRQRVAIARALAARPDLLVADEPISALDASSQASVADMMRKLALDAGAGLLFISHDLAIVRLIADRTVVMYRGKIVESGVSDLIWNDPVHPYTRALISAIPEPDGKGNLPAAPAADAPEEWRMTLPEALNRA, from the coding sequence ATGAGTGAATTGCTTGAGGTTTCAGACCTCGTTATCGAGTACCACGGTGCGACTGTCGTGCGCGCGGTCGACGAGGTTTCGCTCACGATTGCTCCCGGCGAAGTGCTGGCACTCGTGGGGGAGAGCGGTTGTGGCAAGTCGAGCTTGGCCCGCGCCGTTGTGGGAATGGAACGGCCTCGTGCTGGCGCGGTGACCTATCGCGGTTCTGAAGTTCCGCTGCTGGGTGTTCGCCGTCGTCGCGCACAGTTCACGTCGATCCAGATGGTCTTCCAAGATCCCAACTCATCCCTGAACCCGCGGATTCGCGTGGGCCAGCAGATATCAGAAGGCATCCGCGCCGCCGTTGAACGTGGCGATGAAGGCTCGCAGCCCGAAGAGTGGCTCGAACGTGTGGGGCTCCCCACCGAGATGGTGTCACGCTACGCCCACGAACTTTCCGGCGGCCAACGTCAACGTGTCGCTATCGCGCGGGCCCTGGCTGCGCGCCCCGATCTGTTGGTGGCTGACGAACCGATTTCTGCTCTGGATGCCTCGAGTCAGGCATCCGTCGCTGACATGATGCGCAAGCTCGCGCTCGATGCCGGCGCCGGGTTGCTCTTCATCTCTCACGACCTCGCGATTGTGCGCCTCATCGCCGACCGCACCGTGGTGATGTATCGCGGCAAGATCGTTGAATCTGGCGTTTCAGATCTCATTTGGAATGACCCAGTGCACCCGTACACGCGAGCGCTCATCTCGGCGATTCCCGAGCCTGACGGCAAGGGTAACCTGCCGGCGGCGCCTGCTGCGGATGCGCCAGAAGAGTGGCGGATGACGCTTCCCGAGGCCCTCAACCGCGCGTAA
- a CDS encoding ABC transporter ATP-binding protein — protein sequence MSDITTPQTADAAAASTTPVLTVDGLTIGIGSRKNLKSIVKGISLALTPGRIQGLAGESGSGKTVTSLAMLGLLPSNAVVGGSIRLGDTELVGMTHRQLNEIRGRRIAMIFQDPSSSLHPQLTVGTQLTDHVKRHLKMSSKQARAHAIELLDRVRVPNPAEALARYPHQFSGGQRQRIAIAIALACDPIVLLADEPTTALDVTVQAGILHLLRDLADERQLAVLLVTHDLGVMSAIADDIAVMRHGEIVESNVRSEIFVNPQHAYTRELLASLPGAAGFEEASE from the coding sequence ATGAGCGACATCACAACACCTCAGACTGCGGATGCCGCAGCCGCAAGCACCACGCCGGTGCTCACGGTCGACGGCCTCACGATCGGCATCGGCTCGCGTAAGAACCTGAAGTCCATCGTTAAAGGCATCAGCCTCGCGCTTACCCCCGGACGCATCCAGGGTCTCGCGGGGGAATCGGGCTCCGGCAAGACGGTCACGTCGCTCGCGATGTTGGGCTTGTTGCCGAGCAACGCCGTTGTCGGGGGATCCATTCGTTTGGGCGACACCGAGTTGGTGGGCATGACTCATCGGCAGCTGAACGAGATTCGTGGTCGCCGCATCGCGATGATCTTCCAGGACCCTTCGTCGAGTCTGCACCCGCAGTTGACGGTGGGCACGCAGCTCACCGATCACGTGAAGCGCCACCTGAAGATGTCCAGCAAGCAGGCCCGGGCGCACGCTATTGAGCTGCTCGATCGGGTTCGAGTCCCGAATCCGGCCGAGGCTCTTGCTCGCTACCCGCACCAGTTTTCGGGCGGCCAGCGACAGCGCATCGCTATTGCGATCGCCTTGGCGTGCGACCCGATCGTGTTGCTCGCGGATGAGCCGACGACGGCTCTCGACGTGACCGTTCAGGCGGGCATCCTTCACCTTTTGCGCGACTTGGCCGATGAGCGCCAACTCGCAGTGCTGCTCGTAACCCACGACCTCGGTGTGATGAGCGCGATCGCCGATGACATTGCGGTGATGCGTCATGGCGAGATTGTGGAGTCGAATGTGCGAAGCGAAATCTTCGTGAACCCCCAGCACGCGTACACACGCGAGCTGCTTGCGTCACTTCCTGGCGCTGCTGGCTTCGAGGAGGCAAGCGAATGA